GCAAATGAGTTGAAAGATCATTAAGTGAAATGCTCTTAATTAAGCGGATAATCATCATTGAACCTCCAATTTGCCTATTTAGTTATAGCTTATGTTAGGTTGGTTCAATTGTTGTTAAGTTCATTACTGTTTTTCAATATCAAAAAGGGCTGACTCTCTAAGACTAGCACCTTAGTTTGAGTCAGCCCTGTTATTAATTTTCTTCTTCTACTACTGTTTCTGCTTTTACTTCTGTTTCTTCTGCGTTTTCGCCATAAAATCGTAATAAGTCACCGTAAATGATTTCATCAGAGTAATTTAGCTCCTGCTTTGCTTTTTCCATATACGGATCACATACAGCCTGATCTGTAGGCTGGCCTGTTTCTTTATCATAGCAAATACCACGTGTGTAAACATTGTTTTCAGTGATAAAGCTTCCATCTCTTAAAACTGTGAACGATAATTTATCATCTGATAACGCATCTGTACCAAACTGTATTTGCTCACTAGTATCAATACCTAATAAACTCATAATTGTTGGACGGATATCAATTTGTCCTGCTACTTTCGTAATGTTCTTAGGATCTTTATCCGTTACACCTGGTATGTGAACAATGAAAGGAACACGTTGTAATTGTACTGTTTCAAACGGAGTAATCTCTCTGCCAATAAACTTCTCCATTGCTACATTATGGTTTTCTGAAATACCATAATGATCACCATAAAGGATGATGATTGAGTTCTGATAAACATCTGTTTTCTTTAAGTCCTCAAAAAATACTTTTACTGCCTCATCCATGTAGCGAACAGTTGGAATATATTGATTTAACGTTTTACTATTAGAATCAAACTCGTCAATCATACGATCCTCTTCCCCAAGTTCAAAAGGAAAGTGGTTTGTTAATGTGATTAATCTTGTATAGAATGGCTGTGGAAGATTATCAATATGTTGAACTGACTGTTGGAAAAAGTCGATATCCTTTAAGCCCCAACCAATTGAATTTTCTTCAGTTACATTGTAATCATTAACATCAAAGAATCGGTCATAGCCAAATCCTTGATACATCAAGTCACGATTCCAGAAACTCTTATTATTCGCATGAAACACTGTTGAATAGTATCCAAATTCTTTTAAAATTTCTGGTGTTGCATTGTATTCATTATTGCTGTTTGTAAAGAATACGGCACCACGACCTAATGGATATAAGGAGTTATCTACAATAAATTCTGAGTCAGATGTTTTCCCCTGACCTGTTTGATGATAAAAGTTTTCAAAGTAGTAACTCTCATTGATTAGATCATTTAAAAATGGAGTAATTTCTTGTCCATTTAATTCTTCATTTAGTACGAAGCTCTGTAACGATTCGAGTGAAAGTAAAATTACATTACGACCTTGTGCTATTCCTTGTAGGTCTTCATTTGAAGCTTTACGGTTAGCATTTACATAGTTCTCTATCTCAGTCAAGCTATCACTGTCCGCTAAAGCACGTTGGGCAGATGTTTTTGACTGCAATACCGCATCATAAATATGAAAGTTGTAAACACTGATGTTTTTTACCAGCATTTCTCTATCAAATGAACGTGTTAATAATTGTGGTCTTTCTGTTTCAGCTAAT
This genomic stretch from Metabacillus sp. B2-18 harbors:
- a CDS encoding LTA synthase family protein, giving the protein MRKKTFSKISFLLLATLFLWIKTYIVYKTSFDIKIENFTQEFILFINPLSFLLLMFGFGLFMKEKNRNRYIFGASIFVTGLLLANMVFYRFFNDFLTIPVLFQTSNMGDLGSSITNLFLPSDLLMFVDLAILYWLLKKPTFRSASLLTRKEKSAYFLLVAAVFFFNLGLAETERPQLLTRSFDREMLVKNISVYNFHIYDAVLQSKTSAQRALADSDSLTEIENYVNANRKASNEDLQGIAQGRNVILLSLESLQSFVLNEELNGQEITPFLNDLINESYYFENFYHQTGQGKTSDSEFIVDNSLYPLGRGAVFFTNSNNEYNATPEILKEFGYYSTVFHANNKSFWNRDLMYQGFGYDRFFDVNDYNVTEENSIGWGLKDIDFFQQSVQHIDNLPQPFYTRLITLTNHFPFELGEEDRMIDEFDSNSKTLNQYIPTVRYMDEAVKVFFEDLKKTDVYQNSIIILYGDHYGISENHNVAMEKFIGREITPFETVQLQRVPFIVHIPGVTDKDPKNITKVAGQIDIRPTIMSLLGIDTSEQIQFGTDALSDDKLSFTVLRDGSFITENNVYTRGICYDKETGQPTDQAVCDPYMEKAKQELNYSDEIIYGDLLRFYGENAEETEVKAETVVEEEN